The Paenibacillus sp. FSL R7-0204 genome includes a region encoding these proteins:
- a CDS encoding GerAB/ArcD/ProY family transporter — translation MFIRTDDKISATQTAIFLNNTLLGAGVLTLPRSVSKSAGTPDGWISTLLGGAIVMLAVLLMVKISQQFPGKTVFQYSRLLTGRFIGGILSMLLILYFITIAGFEIRTLAEVTLFFLLEGTPIWAVILPFLWLSTYLVYGGINSIARVYTIVFPISIMILLISFVLSLRMFDIDNLRPVLGKGWSPVFAGLKSTVLVFTGCEVTMTLVAFMEDPKKAVKAMLGGLAILMSIYFLTIIIVIGGISIDSTITSTWPTIDLLRSFEVPGFFFERLEFPFMVIWLMQMFCNFSSFFFQSSLGLSQIFKLKVHPIIYALVPLLFISAMLPKSLGDLFALGDTIGKMGLGLFLLVPVLLSVVWLIRVKGLKQHV, via the coding sequence ATGTTCATACGTACCGATGATAAAATTTCTGCTACACAAACGGCCATTTTCCTGAACAATACACTGCTGGGCGCGGGTGTGCTCACACTGCCGCGCAGCGTGAGCAAGAGTGCCGGAACCCCGGACGGCTGGATCTCCACCCTGCTCGGCGGGGCCATTGTGATGCTGGCTGTCCTCCTTATGGTGAAGATCAGCCAGCAATTTCCGGGAAAAACCGTCTTTCAGTACTCAAGGCTGCTGACCGGCCGGTTCATCGGCGGCATTCTGTCCATGCTGTTAATCCTGTATTTCATCACTATCGCCGGCTTTGAGATCCGTACACTGGCTGAGGTTACCCTGTTTTTTCTGCTGGAGGGGACTCCGATCTGGGCAGTCATCCTTCCTTTTCTCTGGCTGAGCACCTACCTCGTGTACGGAGGCATCAACTCTATTGCCCGTGTCTACACCATTGTTTTTCCGATCAGCATTATGATTCTGCTCATCTCCTTCGTGCTCAGCCTGCGGATGTTCGATATCGATAATCTGCGTCCTGTACTCGGCAAGGGATGGTCCCCCGTCTTCGCCGGGCTCAAATCCACCGTGCTTGTATTCACCGGCTGTGAAGTCACTATGACGCTTGTGGCATTCATGGAGGACCCCAAAAAGGCTGTCAAAGCTATGCTTGGCGGCCTGGCCATCCTGATGTCCATCTATTTCCTGACCATCATTATAGTGATCGGAGGCATCTCTATTGATTCCACCATTACCAGCACCTGGCCCACTATTGATCTATTGCGCAGCTTCGAGGTACCGGGATTTTTCTTCGAGCGTCTGGAATTCCCGTTCATGGTCATCTGGCTGATGCAGATGTTCTGCAACTTCAGCAGCTTCTTTTTCCAGTCCTCGCTGGGTCTCTCACAGATCTTCAAGCTTAAGGTGCACCCGATTATTTATGCGCTGGTCCCACTGCTGTTCATCTCGGCGATGCTGCCCAAATCCTTAGGCGATCTGTTCGCACTCGGAGATACCATAGGCAAGATGGGATTGGGGCTGTTCCTGCTGGTGCCTGTCCTGCTCTCTGTCGTCTGGCTCATCCGGGTGAAGGGGCTGAAGCAGCATGTGTAG
- a CDS encoding Ger(x)C family spore germination protein — MCRRILVVLCSLLILATLTSCWSSKEIEDLALYAGLALDVGEFSPTEQELEDKGATYYKKNKITATVQMVPANSVGGVDKQGNSSSPPYMNVTGTGDSVLEIFRQYSILRERPIIGHHLKVIVISSELLKQQRINQLMDFVLRDNDIRPSTMVFLSQGRAADTMVAKQKNEIPAFHIRDMLRNQKRTSKVLDPVILSKMDAYMHSKRSYALQNLVTANGEVEFSGAGVIKGDTGHWVGPLNQEETECLSWLTNGGQSGVIKTYDWNNEPITYELKSMKSKITAKADGGELSFDVKLVTEGRLSETWNVEEYPAATHLPQKAEKLFKERLERMMEGLFHKLQSDYKADAAGFSTRLSIQEPALWKKLEDHWDETFSRTPIHVTVDLKITDFGSFTQ; from the coding sequence ATGTGTAGACGAATCCTGGTGGTGCTGTGCAGTCTGCTAATCCTTGCCACACTGACCTCCTGCTGGAGCAGTAAAGAGATTGAGGATCTGGCCCTATACGCAGGGCTGGCTCTGGATGTCGGAGAGTTCTCGCCCACAGAACAGGAGCTGGAGGACAAGGGCGCTACTTATTATAAAAAGAATAAGATTACCGCCACTGTGCAGATGGTTCCCGCTAACTCTGTAGGAGGGGTAGATAAACAAGGTAACAGCAGCAGTCCACCCTATATGAATGTAACCGGAACCGGAGATTCTGTGCTGGAGATCTTCCGTCAATATTCGATTCTGCGTGAACGGCCGATTATCGGACATCACCTCAAGGTTATAGTGATCTCAAGTGAACTGCTCAAGCAGCAGAGGATAAACCAGTTAATGGATTTCGTCCTTCGGGATAATGATATCCGTCCCAGCACGATGGTGTTCTTAAGCCAAGGCCGCGCAGCAGACACCATGGTCGCGAAGCAAAAAAATGAAATTCCTGCCTTTCACATCAGAGATATGCTGCGCAATCAGAAGAGAACCAGCAAGGTGCTGGACCCTGTTATTTTATCGAAAATGGATGCCTATATGCACTCCAAACGCAGTTATGCACTGCAGAACCTGGTAACGGCGAATGGGGAGGTAGAATTCTCGGGAGCCGGAGTCATCAAGGGAGATACCGGGCACTGGGTGGGCCCGCTGAATCAGGAGGAAACCGAATGTCTGAGCTGGCTGACCAACGGGGGGCAAAGCGGGGTCATCAAGACCTACGACTGGAACAATGAGCCGATTACCTATGAACTCAAGTCCATGAAGAGTAAAATCACTGCCAAAGCAGACGGCGGCGAGCTGTCCTTCGACGTCAAGCTTGTAACGGAAGGAAGGCTAAGCGAAACCTGGAACGTAGAGGAATATCCTGCAGCCACCCATCTACCCCAAAAAGCAGAGAAGCTGTTCAAGGAGCGGCTGGAGCGGATGATGGAAGGCCTGTTTCACAAGCTGCAGTCTGATTACAAAGCAGATGCAGCCGGATTCTCCACCAGGCTCAGCATTCAGGAACCCGCCTTATGGAAGAAGCTTGAGGATCACTGGGACGAGACGTTTAGCCGGACCCCTATTCATGTCACCGTTGATTTGAAGATTACGGACTTCGGCTCCTTCACACAATAG
- a CDS encoding beta-galactosidase, translated as MINEKLPKIWYGGDYNPEQWDAPVWTEDERMFKLAGIDVATINVFSWALIQPSEDTYDFTGLDELIDRLYKNGTYVCLATGTGAHPAWMAHRYPEVTRVDVQGRKRKFGGRHNSNPNSAVYRKYAALLAGKLAERYKDHPGLVAWHISNEYGGYDYSEQSEAAFRIWLKDRYGTLDALNKAWNTRFWGHTFYDWEEIVVPNELSEEWGGNRTNFQGISLDYRRFMSDSLLECYILEYEAIKQYSTDVPITTNLMGFYPELDYFKWAKHMDVISWDNYPYLDTPVSYTAMTHDLMRGLKNGQPFMLMEQTPSQQNWQPYNSLKRPGVMRLWSYQAVARGADTVLFFQLRRSIGACEKYHGAVIEHVGHEHTRVFRECAELGRELESLGGELLDARSAAQIGIIYDWENRWALDLSSGPSVALKYVDEVHKYYDALYQQNIEADMIGVEEDLSRYKIVIAPVLYMVKPGFAEKVEAFVQAGGTFITTYFSGIVNENDLVTVGGYPGELRKVLGIWSEEIDALLPGMSNEIVMNKEWGALNRSYACGLLCDLIHPEGAEVLAQYGADFYKGMPALTVNSFGAGKAYYVATSPDAAFLSGFLANLCADNGIVPLVSAPEGIESVQRVKDGVSYLFLLNHSAEELRADIGAGERTDLLTGKKFSGSTPVPGRGVLILSDKQ; from the coding sequence GTGATCAACGAGAAGTTACCTAAGATCTGGTACGGTGGAGATTATAACCCGGAGCAATGGGACGCCCCGGTCTGGACGGAGGACGAGCGGATGTTCAAGCTCGCGGGTATAGATGTGGCAACTATCAATGTGTTCTCCTGGGCGCTGATTCAGCCGTCTGAGGATACCTACGATTTCACGGGTCTGGATGAGTTAATCGACCGCTTATATAAGAACGGCACATATGTATGTCTGGCTACGGGTACAGGAGCACATCCGGCCTGGATGGCTCACCGCTATCCTGAAGTGACACGGGTGGATGTCCAGGGCCGCAAGCGCAAATTCGGCGGGCGTCACAACTCCAATCCGAACAGCGCAGTCTACCGCAAATATGCGGCGCTGCTGGCCGGTAAGCTGGCTGAGCGCTATAAGGATCATCCGGGCCTGGTGGCCTGGCATATCTCCAATGAATACGGCGGCTACGATTACTCCGAGCAGTCCGAGGCTGCTTTTCGCATCTGGTTGAAGGACCGTTACGGAACGCTGGATGCGCTCAACAAAGCCTGGAACACCCGGTTCTGGGGCCATACCTTCTATGACTGGGAGGAAATCGTTGTTCCGAATGAACTCAGTGAAGAGTGGGGCGGCAACCGGACCAACTTCCAGGGGATTTCTCTGGATTACCGCAGATTCATGTCGGATAGCCTGCTGGAATGCTACATCCTTGAATATGAGGCGATTAAGCAGTACAGCACGGATGTTCCAATTACGACTAACCTGATGGGCTTCTACCCGGAGCTGGACTATTTCAAATGGGCCAAACATATGGATGTGATCTCCTGGGACAACTATCCGTACTTGGACACGCCGGTCAGCTATACGGCGATGACGCATGATCTGATGCGCGGCCTGAAGAACGGCCAGCCGTTCATGCTGATGGAGCAGACGCCAAGCCAGCAGAACTGGCAGCCGTACAATTCCCTGAAGCGCCCCGGTGTCATGCGCCTTTGGAGCTACCAGGCGGTAGCGCGCGGTGCCGACACCGTGCTGTTCTTCCAGCTGCGCCGGTCCATCGGCGCTTGTGAGAAGTACCACGGAGCCGTCATTGAGCATGTAGGGCATGAACATACCCGCGTATTCCGTGAATGCGCCGAGCTGGGCCGGGAGCTGGAGAGCCTTGGCGGCGAGCTGCTGGATGCACGCAGTGCGGCGCAGATCGGGATTATCTACGACTGGGAGAACCGCTGGGCGCTTGATCTCTCCAGCGGCCCGTCCGTTGCACTGAAATATGTGGACGAGGTCCATAAGTATTATGACGCGCTCTATCAGCAGAACATCGAAGCGGACATGATCGGAGTAGAAGAGGATCTGTCGAGATACAAGATTGTCATTGCACCGGTGCTGTATATGGTGAAGCCGGGCTTCGCCGAGAAGGTCGAAGCCTTCGTCCAGGCAGGCGGCACCTTCATTACGACGTATTTCAGTGGGATCGTTAATGAGAATGATCTGGTTACGGTTGGCGGGTATCCGGGAGAGCTGCGCAAGGTGCTGGGCATCTGGTCCGAGGAGATCGATGCTCTGCTGCCGGGCATGAGCAATGAAATCGTGATGAATAAGGAATGGGGGGCCCTGAACCGTTCTTATGCCTGCGGCCTGCTCTGTGACCTGATTCATCCCGAAGGCGCAGAGGTGCTCGCCCAGTATGGCGCGGATTTCTATAAAGGCATGCCTGCCCTAACGGTGAACAGCTTCGGCGCTGGTAAGGCTTATTATGTGGCCACCAGCCCGGACGCGGCCTTCCTTAGCGGCTTCCTCGCTAACCTGTGCGCGGATAACGGCATTGTGCCGCTGGTCAGCGCCCCGGAAGGCATTGAGTCCGTCCAGCGTGTGAAGGACGGCGTGTCCTATCTGTTCCTGCTGAACCATTCAGCAGAGGAGCTTCGGGCGGATATCGGCGCCGGCGAGCGGACCGATCTGCTTACCGGGAAGAAGTTCAGCGGCTCCACTCCAGTTCCTGGCCGTGGAGTACTGATTCTCTCAGACAAACAGTAA
- a CDS encoding AraC family transcriptional regulator codes for MSLDAVRRIVFAQESGQLLPITLDSMGYNPDQEQVSRPQGYHTYHWLQTAHGSGMIHFDNKKLTLTEGSGILLMPGTAHRYEALSSETWRTYYLTFGGTSARHILDSLGMNTSLFYRWESGAPLRWMLREMLDRHDASNDMFSLGESSDAYRFLLTLNKYGQLHNNTAISRNVDKLQPLLKWMDSHYGDPEVGLSDLASRLEVSGRYLNSLFLQTFGLSPYAYFVRLRIRKSKELLVAKPELTVKAISQLVGFRDVSHFVATFRKQSAVTPEQFRKLH; via the coding sequence ATGTCACTGGATGCCGTCCGCAGAATCGTATTCGCCCAGGAGAGCGGCCAGCTGCTCCCCATCACCCTCGACAGTATGGGGTATAACCCTGATCAGGAACAAGTCTCCCGGCCGCAAGGCTATCACACCTATCACTGGCTGCAGACGGCGCATGGCAGCGGGATGATCCACTTCGACAACAAGAAGCTCACCCTCACCGAGGGCAGCGGCATTCTGCTGATGCCGGGAACAGCGCACCGCTATGAAGCGCTCTCCTCAGAGACTTGGCGCACCTATTATCTCACCTTCGGAGGGACCTCAGCCCGGCATATTCTGGATTCGCTCGGGATGAACACCAGTCTGTTCTACCGCTGGGAGAGCGGGGCACCGCTGCGCTGGATGCTAAGGGAGATGCTGGACCGCCACGATGCTTCGAATGACATGTTCAGTCTGGGGGAATCCAGCGATGCCTACCGGTTCCTGCTGACCCTGAACAAGTACGGACAGCTTCATAACAACACGGCAATCTCCCGCAATGTAGACAAGCTTCAGCCGCTGCTGAAATGGATGGACAGCCATTATGGCGATCCTGAGGTAGGCCTCAGTGATCTCGCTTCCCGGCTTGAGGTGTCCGGCAGATATCTGAACAGCCTGTTCCTGCAGACCTTCGGGCTATCGCCTTATGCCTATTTCGTCCGGCTGCGCATCCGCAAGAGCAAGGAGCTGCTGGTCGCGAAGCCCGAGCTTACCGTCAAGGCCATCTCGCAGCTGGTCGGCTTCCGCGATGTCAGCCATTTCGTAGCCACCTTCCGCAAGCAGTCAGCGGTTACGCCGGAGCAGTTCAGGAAGCTGCACTGA
- a CDS encoding LysR family transcriptional regulator, with translation MGLLKVFLAVAEEGSISKAAQSLNYVQSNVTARIQQLEQELKTPLFYRHSRGITLTSAGRTFKEYTVKILNLLDEAKLAVLDSPVPTGSIRVGSDTTAAVWLPAILSTYRGCYPDVEVHLKVGRAGELIESVLQHNVQGALMDGPVEHPELVQELLIQERIGLVIPDTMDYQGIRSVHDKTLLMLNSECLYRNRLESWLAEEGGRLGKVMEFGTMEGLLGCVRAGIGYAVLPLSYFTRMNVTEGIRIYPFPEQYAEVPTVFIRRRDLYMTSAFREFIEELKAGLPEAVTCTDTLQGGGGAGAVEEQAQ, from the coding sequence ATGGGTCTTCTCAAAGTGTTTCTGGCGGTTGCCGAAGAAGGAAGTATCTCCAAGGCAGCCCAAAGCCTGAACTATGTGCAGTCGAATGTGACTGCGAGAATTCAGCAATTAGAGCAGGAGCTGAAGACTCCGCTGTTCTACCGGCATAGCCGGGGAATTACCTTGACCTCGGCAGGACGGACGTTCAAGGAGTACACGGTCAAGATTCTTAATCTGCTGGATGAAGCCAAGCTGGCGGTGCTGGATTCGCCGGTTCCCACAGGCTCGATTAGGGTCGGCTCGGATACGACGGCGGCAGTGTGGTTGCCTGCCATCCTGTCCACTTACCGCGGGTGCTACCCGGATGTGGAGGTTCATCTTAAGGTGGGACGGGCGGGGGAGCTTATCGAGTCGGTTCTGCAGCATAACGTGCAGGGAGCCTTAATGGACGGGCCGGTGGAGCACCCGGAGCTTGTTCAGGAGCTGCTCATCCAGGAGCGGATCGGGCTGGTGATTCCCGATACAATGGATTATCAGGGCATCCGCTCTGTTCATGACAAGACCCTGCTGATGCTGAATTCAGAATGTCTGTACCGTAACAGGCTGGAGAGCTGGCTGGCGGAAGAGGGCGGACGGCTGGGCAAGGTGATGGAGTTCGGGACGATGGAGGGATTACTCGGCTGTGTAAGGGCGGGGATCGGTTACGCGGTGCTGCCGTTATCCTATTTCACGCGGATGAATGTCACGGAGGGCATAAGGATCTATCCATTCCCCGAGCAGTATGCAGAGGTGCCAACGGTATTCATCCGGCGGCGCGACCTCTATATGACGAGTGCGTTCCGGGAGTTCATAGAAGAGCTGAAGGCAGGTCTGCCGGAAGCGGTGACTTGTACAGACACGCTGCAAGGCGGCGGCGGTGCCGGTGCCGTGGAGGAACAGGCACAGTGA
- a CDS encoding ABC transporter substrate-binding protein, translating to MKKKHSALMMSSVMLMSVVLAACGGNADKSASNNASNGSAGNSGAVKTVKIFQFKTEIVEGLNELKVEFEKEHPNIKLDIQTVGGGADYGAALKTKFASGDAPDIFSNGGYAEMALWQDKLEDLSDQPWVKDLIPLAAEPMTKDGKTYGMPMNLEGIGYVYNKDLFAKAGITETPKTISQLEEAAKKLQAIGVTPFGNAYQEWWLLGIQGISVAFAQQDNVDEFIKGLNDGTASIVGNEKFKDWSNLLNLTVKYGQKNPLTTDANTHLALFAKGETAMMQEGNWAQTLVDNITPDMNIGMFPMPINDDAAMNDKLSVGVPANLVVNKESGSKEEAKTFLNWLVTSDMGKEYIVKKWKFIPALSTIPATPEDIGLLGADVWNYVKEGKVYGLQASKFPDGVTQEFASSIQELIAGKVDEAGWEKGMQAAWDKLKK from the coding sequence ATGAAGAAGAAACATTCTGCACTGATGATGTCATCCGTAATGCTAATGTCAGTAGTGCTCGCGGCTTGTGGCGGCAATGCCGATAAGTCTGCCTCAAATAATGCTTCGAATGGAAGCGCTGGCAACAGCGGCGCTGTGAAGACGGTTAAGATTTTCCAGTTCAAGACTGAGATCGTGGAAGGCCTGAATGAGCTGAAGGTGGAATTCGAGAAAGAGCATCCTAACATCAAGCTGGATATCCAGACGGTTGGCGGCGGCGCAGACTATGGTGCAGCGCTCAAGACCAAATTCGCTTCCGGCGATGCTCCTGATATCTTCAGTAACGGCGGGTATGCCGAAATGGCACTGTGGCAAGACAAACTGGAAGACCTGTCCGATCAGCCTTGGGTGAAGGATCTGATTCCACTTGCAGCAGAGCCTATGACCAAGGACGGCAAAACCTACGGGATGCCAATGAACCTTGAAGGAATCGGTTATGTATACAACAAGGACCTGTTCGCCAAGGCCGGGATTACAGAGACGCCAAAAACCATTTCACAGCTTGAAGAAGCAGCTAAAAAGCTGCAGGCGATTGGCGTAACTCCGTTCGGCAACGCTTATCAGGAATGGTGGCTGCTGGGGATTCAGGGGATTAGCGTAGCTTTTGCACAGCAGGATAATGTGGATGAATTCATCAAGGGCCTGAACGACGGAACTGCATCCATTGTAGGGAATGAGAAGTTCAAGGATTGGAGCAACCTGCTGAACCTGACGGTAAAATACGGCCAGAAGAATCCGCTGACCACCGATGCCAATACTCACCTGGCACTGTTCGCCAAGGGCGAAACGGCTATGATGCAGGAAGGCAACTGGGCACAGACGCTGGTAGATAACATTACGCCGGACATGAACATCGGGATGTTCCCAATGCCAATCAACGATGATGCGGCGATGAACGATAAGCTGTCGGTGGGCGTTCCGGCGAACCTGGTAGTGAACAAGGAATCCGGCTCCAAGGAAGAAGCGAAGACGTTCCTGAACTGGCTGGTCACTTCGGATATGGGGAAAGAGTATATCGTGAAGAAATGGAAGTTCATTCCTGCGCTGTCCACCATTCCGGCAACCCCTGAGGATATCGGTCTGCTGGGTGCGGATGTCTGGAATTATGTCAAAGAAGGCAAGGTCTACGGGCTGCAAGCCTCCAAATTCCCGGATGGCGTTACACAGGAATTCGCCAGCTCCATTCAGGAATTGATTGCCGGCAAAGTGGATGAAGCCGGTTGGGAGAAGGGCATGCAGGCTGCCTGGGATAAGCTGAAGAAATAA
- a CDS encoding carbohydrate ABC transporter permease: MNAKTKSRWNIGIEVMMILLALLFLSPFYFLLANSVKSFGEILSDAASWPQSFMWSNYTNAWKLARFSEAFRNSLIITIISVALISLFSAMAAYRMVRANNRFNQILLLLMVAAMVVPFQTIMIPILKVVNVLGVNNSFTGLIISHLGLSIPMAIFLFHGFIKSVPLEIEEAATVDGCNPISAFFRIVLPLLKPMLMTIIVLNALGIWNDYLLPSLILQAPGLRTIPLATFSFFGQYTKQWDMALPALTIGIAPIVIFYLFMQRYIVEGIAAGSVKG; encoded by the coding sequence ATGAATGCCAAGACCAAAAGCAGATGGAATATCGGCATTGAAGTGATGATGATCCTTCTGGCGCTTCTGTTCCTCTCTCCGTTCTACTTCCTGCTGGCGAATTCGGTGAAATCCTTCGGCGAGATTCTGAGCGACGCGGCCAGCTGGCCGCAGAGCTTCATGTGGTCGAACTATACGAATGCCTGGAAGCTGGCCCGGTTCTCCGAGGCCTTCCGCAACTCGCTGATTATTACGATCATCAGTGTAGCGCTTATCTCGCTGTTCAGTGCGATGGCGGCGTACCGCATGGTGCGTGCCAATAACCGGTTCAACCAGATTCTGCTGCTGCTGATGGTAGCGGCGATGGTGGTTCCGTTCCAGACGATTATGATTCCGATCCTGAAGGTTGTGAACGTCCTGGGCGTGAATAACTCCTTCACAGGTCTCATTATCTCCCATCTGGGCCTCAGCATTCCGATGGCGATCTTCCTGTTCCACGGCTTCATCAAGTCTGTGCCGCTGGAGATTGAAGAGGCGGCCACGGTGGATGGCTGTAACCCGATCTCGGCATTTTTCCGGATTGTATTGCCTCTCTTGAAGCCGATGCTGATGACCATTATCGTGCTGAATGCGCTGGGGATCTGGAATGACTATCTGCTGCCGTCCCTGATTCTTCAAGCACCCGGACTGCGGACGATTCCGCTGGCGACCTTCTCCTTCTTCGGCCAGTATACGAAGCAGTGGGATATGGCGCTTCCGGCACTGACCATCGGGATTGCCCCGATCGTCATCTTCTATCTGTTCATGCAGCGTTACATTGTTGAGGGAATAGCGGCTGGCTCGGTGAAGGGTTAA
- a CDS encoding carbohydrate ABC transporter permease, whose translation MRGNKLSQFGQQVFFVGPALLFFTLIMIIPFLMGMYYSFTDWNGVSGNVSWVGFENFKSIFTNDHDFWSSFWFTVRFTVLGVILTNIVGFFLAYLLTKPLKTRNMLRTIFFMPNVIGGLLLGFIWQFIFIKGFATMGDLTGLSFFNLPWLGDATTGFWAIVMVFIWQSSGYLMVIYIASLSNVSKEVLEAAEIDGASRMQVLRNIILPLIMPAVTIGLFLAISWSFKMFDLNLSLTKGGPFKSTESVAMNIYNEAFLNNRYGLGTAKALLFFLIVALITVIQVRITKSKEVEA comes from the coding sequence ATGCGCGGCAATAAATTGTCCCAATTCGGTCAGCAGGTATTTTTCGTTGGCCCGGCATTATTGTTTTTTACCTTGATCATGATAATTCCGTTTCTGATGGGGATGTACTACTCCTTCACGGATTGGAACGGCGTATCCGGTAATGTAAGCTGGGTCGGCTTTGAGAATTTTAAAAGTATTTTTACGAATGATCACGATTTCTGGTCATCCTTCTGGTTTACCGTGAGATTCACCGTGCTGGGTGTGATCTTGACTAACATAGTAGGCTTCTTCCTGGCCTATCTGTTGACCAAACCTTTGAAGACACGCAATATGCTCCGGACCATTTTTTTCATGCCGAATGTGATCGGGGGCCTGCTGCTCGGGTTCATCTGGCAATTCATCTTCATCAAAGGCTTCGCCACGATGGGCGATCTTACGGGCCTGTCCTTCTTCAACCTTCCCTGGCTCGGGGATGCGACCACCGGCTTCTGGGCGATTGTCATGGTCTTCATCTGGCAGTCCTCCGGTTATCTGATGGTCATCTACATCGCTTCACTCAGCAACGTCTCCAAAGAGGTGCTCGAAGCTGCTGAGATTGACGGCGCCTCCCGGATGCAGGTGCTGCGTAACATCATTCTTCCGCTGATTATGCCTGCGGTTACAATCGGACTGTTCCTGGCGATCTCCTGGTCCTTCAAAATGTTCGACCTGAACCTCTCGCTGACCAAAGGCGGACCGTTCAAATCTACGGAATCAGTAGCGATGAACATCTATAACGAAGCCTTCCTGAACAACCGTTATGGTCTGGGTACGGCTAAGGCGCTGTTATTCTTCCTCATTGTAGCGCTGATCACTGTCATTCAGGTTCGTATAACGAAGAGTAAGGAGGTAGAAGCTTAA